One Cololabis saira isolate AMF1-May2022 chromosome 18, fColSai1.1, whole genome shotgun sequence genomic region harbors:
- the il20ra gene encoding interleukin-20 receptor subunit alpha: MWTKVVFIFLLGLRFSVSHSLPSPTDVSFSSVNLRNVLHWFPGNGAADDTHFTVEYAIYGDSVPGSRGKRVHWRAVRKCTDIMRTWCDLSAETWDEEQGYHARVRAMVKRSSSKWAMTQRRFDPKSDTTFGPPVVSVELEDNSAIISMKGPMRYPPNNLTPISMKAIYPHMTYNLSIHSTHRNQTHHFPVINSSYKYRLLEYNTEYCFSARSRFLSMPVTCQSSEWQCLTTPQDPVIEQLQMAVVGIVVPALFICIFVVAGYLLRVYLAGKGQKSPYMLNQHSFHRSPLAFPPHHANLIISSVIKGDPPLSDPPHPELLLRILDPPPSYSPQGPEAPLGPVEPSEVSIDYGGVCIAAKVNAGGEGIARERGHDEGDAGNNLKAVQDAHSAGNYLSQKCRPSHMQSTLVQALPWKDGTMALSQSAQGSVTGEMEDRECSAIFISRCSQTDLFNIPSNRQERAPVGATLDEEEGRKCENVPLLSSYIFQNVQNMPTPHPNHSDCLASDYGLMMPTAMQKTEEDEFHEMEEGVICIDWDPQTRTLVLPDVEFTKEEELGGLMPLNREEELRMLRNDEELYMTRGHLKLESVFVRQTSEENAEAQKQLQRAETRLEAYDVLTKWDLVISMDQ; the protein is encoded by the exons TTTCCCACTCTCTTCCCAGCCCCACCGATGTCAGCTTCTCCTCTGTGAATCTAAGGAATGTCTTGCACTGGTTTCCAGGAAATGGCGCGGCAGATGACACGCACTTTACAGTTGAATATGCTAT CTATGGGGACAGTGTTCCAGGCAGCAGAGGAAAACGTGTGCACTGGAGGGCAGTGCGGAAGTGCACAGATATCATGCGGACGTGGTGTGATCTGAGCGCTGAGACGTGGGATGAGGAGCAAGGGTATCACGCGAGGGTTCGAGCCATGGTCAAGAGATCATCCTCCAAATGGGCCATGACGCAAAGGAGATTTGATCCGAAGTCTGACA CTACTTTTGGCCCCCCAGTGGTGTCTGTGGAACTAGAGGACAACAGTGCCATCATCAGCATGAAGGGACCTATGAGGTATCCACCGAACAACCTCACCCCAATTTCCATGAAGGCAATCTACCCGCACATGACTTACAACCTCTCCATTCACTCTACCCACCGCAACCAGACG CATCATTTTCCAGTGATCAACAGCTCTTACAAATATCGTCTGCTGGAGTACAACACAGAATACTGCTTCTCTGCCCGGTCAAGATTCCTCTCCATGCCGGTGACTTGCCAGTCCTCTGAATGGCAGTGCTTAACCACACCTCAAG ACCCCGTGattgagcagctgcagatggCTGTTGTGGGAATTGTTGTTCCAGCGTTgttcatttgtatatttgtggTGGCTGGCTACCTTCTCCGCGTCTACCTGGCCGGGAAAGGACAGAAGAGTCCATACATGCTG AACCAACACTCCTTTCACCGATCTCCTCTTGCTTTTCCTCCCCACCATGCCAACCTTATCATTAGCAGCGTAATTAAAGGTGACCCCCCATTATCAGACCCGCCACACCCCGAACTCCTGCTACGTATTCTAGATCCTCCACCCAGTTATTCCCCGCAGGGGCCCGAGGCACCCTTAGGGCCTGTGGAACCCTCAGAAGTGTCCATTGACTACGGAGGTGTCTGTATAGCGGCGAAAGTCAACGCTGGAGGAGAAGGGATAGCAAGAGAGAGGGGACATGACGAGGGAGATGCTGGAAATAATCTGAAGGCTGTTCAGGATGCTCACTCTGCTGGGAATTATCTTTCCCAGAAATGCAGACCATCACACATGCAGAGCACTCTTGTGCAAGCTCTTCCTTGGAAAGATGGCACCATGGCTCTGTCACAGTCTGCTCAAGGATCTGTCACAGGGGAGATGGAGGATAGAGAGTGTTCAGCTATATTTATAAGCAGGTGCTCACAAACTGACCTCTTCAATATCCCTTCAAATCGACAAGAGAGGGCACCTGTGGGTGCAACGTTGGatgaggaggaaggaagaaagtgtGAGAATGTCCCCCTGCTATCTTCTTATATctttcagaatgttcaaaacaTGCCAACTCCCCATCCTAACCACTCTGATTGCCTTGCGAGTGATTATGGGCTTATGATGCCAACTGCAATGCAGAAAACAGAAGAAGATGAATTTCATGAGATGGAGGAGGGCGTTATTTGTATTGACTGGGACCCCCAGACCAGGACACTTGTGCTGCCAGATGTGGAATTCACCaaggaggaagagctgggtggaCTCATGCCTTTAAACAGAGAGGAAGAGCTCAGGATGCTAAGAAATGATGAGGAGCTATATATGACAAGGGGTCATCTGAAACTAGAAAGTGTGTTCGTCAGACAAACGTCCGAAGAAAATGCAGAAGCACAGAAACAGCTGCAGAGAGCTGAGACGAGGTTGGAGGCGTATGACGTTTTAACCAAATGGGACTTGGTCATCTCCATGGATCAGTAG